A DNA window from Acetilactobacillus jinshanensis contains the following coding sequences:
- a CDS encoding Cof-type HAD-IIB family hydrolase, translating into MYRAVVFFDLDGTLLDSYKRVQRSSLKALQELRANHILPVISTGRSLLMIRSIMTKTQIHTAICANGSYIQYKNEPLNIIPIPTDIIERLIKLSGQNGKALAFQTRDHIVLNRANPLTHAAYLHHSVNPTVRPDFYRTHPINFINLFTTNHGYYYVNQFKNQLTIVCNSTKCLDVTKAGVSKQLGIKILLKKLHIAGIPTYAFGDGLNDVQMFDQVDHPIAMGEGLKPCKERSEFVTDTNDRGGIFKGLAHFGLVK; encoded by the coding sequence ATGTATCGAGCAGTCGTATTTTTTGATTTAGATGGAACCCTATTGGATTCTTATAAACGAGTTCAACGCAGTAGTTTAAAGGCTTTACAGGAATTAAGGGCTAATCATATCCTGCCCGTTATTTCAACTGGCAGAAGCCTATTAATGATCAGATCAATCATGACTAAGACCCAGATTCACACGGCCATTTGTGCCAACGGAAGTTATATTCAGTATAAGAATGAACCATTGAATATTATCCCAATTCCGACCGACATAATTGAACGCTTAATCAAACTCTCGGGTCAAAACGGTAAGGCCTTAGCCTTTCAGACTCGTGATCATATCGTATTAAACCGAGCTAATCCGTTAACGCATGCCGCCTATTTACACCACAGTGTTAATCCAACGGTTCGACCTGATTTCTACCGAACCCACCCGATTAACTTTATTAATCTGTTCACAACTAATCATGGGTACTATTACGTCAACCAGTTTAAGAATCAGTTAACGATCGTTTGTAACAGTACCAAATGCTTAGACGTTACTAAGGCTGGTGTCAGTAAGCAGCTTGGGATTAAGATCTTACTTAAAAAGTTACATATTGCAGGGATTCCAACCTATGCCTTTGGTGACGGTTTAAACGATGTTCAGATGTTCGATCAGGTCGATCACCCGATTGCCATGGGCGAAGGTTTAAAGCCATGTAAGGAACGTAGTGAATTCGTTACCGATACGAATGACCGTGGCGGAATCTTTAAAGGCTTAGCTCATTTTGGCTTAGTAAAATAA
- a CDS encoding gamma-glutamyl-gamma-aminobutyrate hydrolase family protein, producing the protein MKIGVTMYETSFPTSKTNIRIPHYGAYPLTDALIYNHVTPLLLPSVINPSQRLIKQMVSQFNGLILGGGDDIDPGTYGEPAIMPELTYPERDQFELAIIHETIHERKPILGVCRGSQMINVALGGKLYQNIYTQITDRQLIDHEGSFHSVTISPKSRLYRVLGPKQIVNSRHHQAIKTLGHNLKVVARASDQIIEGIENHDASIQGVQWHPENLWQSKLAQNNLFKDFFKRVKTRMQ; encoded by the coding sequence TTGAAAATTGGCGTTACGATGTACGAGACTTCATTCCCGACATCGAAGACTAATATTCGCATTCCGCATTATGGCGCTTACCCGTTAACCGATGCTTTGATTTATAATCATGTCACACCATTATTATTGCCATCGGTAATTAATCCATCCCAACGCTTAATTAAGCAGATGGTGAGCCAGTTTAACGGTTTAATTTTAGGCGGCGGTGACGACATCGATCCCGGTACCTATGGCGAACCAGCCATCATGCCGGAATTAACGTATCCAGAACGTGACCAGTTTGAACTAGCAATCATTCACGAGACGATCCATGAACGTAAACCGATCCTGGGTGTTTGCCGGGGCAGTCAAATGATTAATGTCGCTTTAGGCGGTAAATTATACCAAAACATCTATACCCAAATTACTGATCGTCAGTTAATCGATCATGAAGGCAGTTTTCATTCGGTGACCATTAGTCCAAAAAGTCGCCTTTATCGTGTCTTAGGTCCTAAACAGATCGTCAACTCACGTCATCACCAAGCAATTAAGACGCTTGGTCATAATTTAAAAGTTGTTGCCAGGGCCAGTGATCAGATCATCGAAGGCATCGAAAATCATGACGCTTCAATCCAGGGTGTTCAATGGCATCCTGAAAACCTCTGGCAGTCTAAACTCGCTCAGAATAACTTATTCAAGGACTTCTTTAAGCGGGTTAAAACGAGAATGCAGTAA